One stretch of Desulfovibrio sp. TomC DNA includes these proteins:
- the pgi gene encoding glucose-6-phosphate isomerase codes for MALMTELPAHAALAEHYQSAQHLHMRELFAADPDRFARYSLRLGDILFDYSKNRVTDATMGLLFDLARQAGVEARRDAMFAGEKINRTEDRAVLHVALRNRANRPIVVDGADVMPEVNRVLNQMRIFCGRIHSGQWKGYTGKRITDVVNIGIGGSDLGPQMASLALAHFAEPGITSHFVSNVDGTHMVETLRRVSAESTLFIIASKTFTTLETMANAHAARDWFLAQAGDEAGVAKHFVALSTNAKAVAAFGIDTANMFAFWDWVGGRYSLWSAIGLSIALVVGFDNFEAMLEGAFVADEHFRTAPLERNIPVIMGLLGIWYNNHFGAQTQAILPYDQYLTRFAAYFQQGDMESNGKSVATDGRPVPYSTGPVIWGEPGTNGQHAFYQLIHQGTKLIPCDFLAAARTQNPLGRHQDMLLSNFFAQTEALMRGKTVDEARAELAGKGLPDEQLELLARAKSFSGNRPTNSFLYAALDPKTLGTLIALYEHKIFTQGTIWNINSYDQMGVELGKVLAGAILDELSDEKPVAGHDGSTNGLINYYKELRGE; via the coding sequence ATGGCACTTATGACGGAACTGCCCGCCCACGCGGCCCTGGCCGAGCATTACCAGTCGGCCCAACATCTTCACATGCGCGAACTCTTCGCTGCCGATCCCGACCGTTTTGCCAGGTATTCCCTGCGTCTGGGCGATATTCTGTTTGATTATTCCAAAAACCGGGTGACCGACGCCACCATGGGGTTGCTGTTTGATCTGGCCCGGCAGGCCGGGGTCGAGGCCCGGCGCGACGCCATGTTTGCCGGCGAAAAGATCAACCGCACCGAGGACAGGGCCGTGCTCCACGTAGCCCTGCGCAATCGGGCCAACCGGCCCATCGTGGTCGACGGCGCAGACGTCATGCCCGAGGTCAATCGGGTGCTCAATCAGATGCGCATTTTTTGCGGCCGCATCCATTCCGGTCAGTGGAAAGGGTACACCGGCAAGCGCATCACCGACGTGGTCAATATCGGCATCGGCGGCTCGGACCTGGGACCGCAGATGGCTTCCCTGGCCCTGGCCCACTTTGCTGAGCCGGGCATCACGTCGCATTTCGTCTCCAATGTGGACGGCACCCACATGGTCGAGACACTGAGGCGCGTCTCGGCGGAGTCGACGCTGTTTATCATTGCCTCCAAGACCTTTACCACCCTGGAAACCATGGCCAATGCCCATGCGGCCCGGGACTGGTTTCTGGCGCAAGCCGGGGACGAGGCCGGGGTGGCCAAGCATTTCGTGGCTCTGTCCACCAATGCCAAGGCCGTGGCTGCCTTTGGCATCGACACGGCCAACATGTTCGCCTTCTGGGACTGGGTCGGCGGGCGGTATTCGCTGTGGTCGGCCATTGGCCTGTCCATTGCCCTGGTGGTCGGGTTTGACAATTTCGAGGCCATGCTCGAAGGGGCCTTTGTGGCTGATGAGCATTTTCGCACGGCTCCCCTTGAGCGCAACATCCCCGTCATCATGGGACTGCTCGGCATCTGGTACAATAATCATTTCGGGGCCCAGACCCAGGCCATCCTGCCCTATGACCAGTACCTGACGCGCTTTGCCGCCTACTTCCAGCAGGGCGACATGGAGAGCAACGGCAAGTCGGTGGCCACCGACGGCCGCCCGGTTCCCTATTCCACCGGCCCGGTCATCTGGGGCGAACCCGGAACCAACGGCCAGCACGCCTTTTACCAACTCATCCACCAGGGGACCAAACTCATTCCCTGCGACTTCCTGGCTGCCGCCCGGACGCAAAATCCCCTGGGCCGCCATCAGGACATGCTCCTGTCCAACTTCTTTGCCCAGACCGAGGCGCTTATGCGCGGCAAGACCGTGGACGAGGCCCGGGCGGAACTGGCCGGCAAGGGCCTGCCCGACGAGCAGTTGGAGCTGCTGGCCCGGGCCAAGTCCTTTAGCGGCAACCGGCCCACCAATTCGTTTCTATATGCCGCGCTTGATCCCAAGACGTTGGGAACGCTCATTGCCCTGTACGAGCACAAGATATTTACCCAGGGCACCATCTGGAACATCAATTCCTACGATCAGATGGGCGTTGAACTGGGCAAGGTGCTGGCCGGGGCGATCCTGGATGAGCTTTCGGACGAGAAACCGGTGGCCGGGCACGACGGCTCGACCAACGGGCTGATCAATTACTACAAGGAATTGCGCGGCGAATAG
- a CDS encoding type II toxin-antitoxin system HicA family toxin, whose product MAASTQTLPHKPPVKLNSARQRTWEALFTAPARPDILWDDVAALIRALGGQEIHHHQKTAGSRVRFLLGGVKGFFHRPHPEKVLDKGCAADIREFLIRSGMAV is encoded by the coding sequence ATGGCCGCATCCACCCAAACCCTGCCCCATAAGCCGCCGGTCAAGCTCAACAGCGCCCGGCAGCGCACTTGGGAAGCGCTTTTTACCGCCCCCGCCCGTCCGGACATCCTCTGGGACGACGTGGCCGCGCTGATCCGCGCCCTGGGCGGACAGGAAATCCACCACCACCAGAAGACCGCCGGATCACGGGTGCGGTTTCTTCTTGGCGGGGTGAAGGGCTTTTTCCACCGCCCCCATCCGGAAAAGGTGCTCGACAAAGGCTGCGCCGCCGATATCCGGGAATTTCTCATCCGCTCCGGCATGGCCGTCTGA
- a CDS encoding CBS and ACT domain-containing protein, producing MLVGDWMSTDVATVTEDVSMIKAGRIMRDKKIRRLPVVDKEGRLVGIVSERDLKAASPSSATSLDMYEMTYLLSELKVKGIMTREPVYIRSTDTVERAALIMRDRKFGSLPVVDEANKVVGIITDTDIFRLFVSITGIDQGGIQIGLRLDMSEGSLKPILDELRRFEARIISILSSYGRVTPGQREVAVRIQGLPETRERELRAVLEKTGHLLYWTRD from the coding sequence ATGCTTGTCGGCGATTGGATGTCCACCGATGTGGCTACGGTGACCGAGGACGTTTCCATGATCAAGGCCGGACGGATCATGCGCGACAAAAAGATTCGCCGCCTGCCGGTGGTGGACAAGGAAGGCAGGCTCGTCGGCATTGTGTCCGAACGCGACCTCAAGGCCGCCTCACCCTCTTCGGCCACCTCCCTGGATATGTACGAGATGACCTATCTGCTCTCGGAACTGAAGGTCAAAGGCATCATGACCCGGGAGCCGGTGTATATCCGGTCGACGGACACGGTGGAACGGGCGGCGCTTATTATGCGCGACCGCAAGTTTGGCAGCCTGCCCGTGGTCGACGAAGCGAACAAGGTGGTCGGCATCATCACCGACACTGACATCTTCCGGCTGTTCGTCTCCATCACCGGCATCGACCAGGGCGGCATCCAGATCGGGCTTCGCCTCGATATGTCCGAAGGCAGCCTCAAACCCATTCTCGACGAACTGCGTCGGTTCGAGGCCCGTATCATCAGCATCCTGTCGTCGTACGGCCGGGTGACCCCGGGCCAGCGGGAAGTGGCCGTGCGCATCCAGGGACTGCCCGAAACCCGGGAGCGCGAATTGCGCGCCGTGCTGGAGAAAACCGGTCACCTGCTGTACTGGACCCGCGACTAG